In Trichocoleus desertorum ATA4-8-CV12, a single genomic region encodes these proteins:
- a CDS encoding pentapeptide repeat-containing protein — protein sequence MTETENEFLSLLEQGAESWNGWREKNPTIQPDLSRAYLFEANLAGVNLRGVSLSRACLIGANLEGANLEGADLEGAYASGANFSKANLTQANLEGADLSQANLTQANLAQAIATSANFNATELTGACIEAWQINSATQIENITCKHVYLQGNQQQRQPAKGKFKLGEFKQLVQVASPGVRSGQGVPSSTAAIALGSSAAVATLTPVERLHANSAEANQSIPAFTPLRERSWRLIAGGVLMGVGITAVASTAILRFTQAGAPTAPTSTTQRSPVTVASLPALPCQEPLPAALPDRTPDYKYQTGTQYFGPLANGEPADGRGTMSYSGGNRYDGEYRNGKRNGCGTFTFANGRSYVGQFQDDWFQGKGIWTLENGDRYVGEFRENKCNGRGTFIFADGSSQAGTWQNGVLVGTNFSCDRTPLEMPRS from the coding sequence ATGACAGAAACAGAGAACGAATTCCTCAGTCTGCTAGAACAAGGAGCAGAATCTTGGAATGGTTGGAGAGAGAAAAACCCTACTATTCAACCAGATCTCAGCAGAGCTTATCTGTTTGAGGCCAACCTGGCAGGGGTAAACCTTAGAGGTGTTAGTTTGAGTCGGGCTTGCTTGATTGGAGCCAACCTAGAAGGAGCCAACCTAGAGGGTGCAGATCTAGAAGGCGCTTATGCCAGCGGGGCGAATTTTAGCAAAGCTAATCTGACTCAAGCGAACTTAGAAGGTGCAGATCTCAGTCAAGCGAATTTAACCCAGGCGAATTTGGCTCAGGCGATCGCTACATCGGCCAATTTCAATGCTACGGAATTGACGGGGGCTTGTATCGAAGCTTGGCAGATTAATAGTGCGACTCAAATAGAAAACATCACCTGCAAGCATGTTTACTTGCAAGGGAACCAACAGCAGCGCCAACCCGCTAAAGGAAAATTTAAACTGGGTGAGTTCAAGCAACTAGTGCAAGTCGCTTCCCCCGGCGTTCGTTCGGGGCAGGGAGTTCCGTCTTCCACGGCGGCGATCGCCTTAGGTAGTTCAGCTGCTGTAGCCACTCTGACTCCTGTAGAGCGTCTCCACGCTAACTCAGCGGAGGCGAACCAATCGATTCCTGCTTTCACCCCGCTACGGGAGCGCAGTTGGCGATTGATTGCGGGGGGTGTATTGATGGGAGTGGGGATAACCGCAGTAGCGAGCACAGCTATCCTCCGCTTTACCCAGGCTGGAGCACCTACCGCTCCAACTTCTACAACTCAGCGATCGCCAGTCACCGTCGCCAGCTTGCCAGCCCTACCTTGCCAAGAGCCACTTCCCGCTGCTTTGCCTGATCGCACCCCTGACTACAAATACCAAACAGGTACACAATATTTCGGCCCTTTAGCCAATGGCGAACCTGCGGATGGTCGCGGCACAATGTCTTACAGCGGTGGCAATCGCTATGACGGTGAATATCGCAACGGCAAACGCAATGGCTGCGGCACGTTTACTTTTGCCAATGGCAGAAGTTATGTCGGGCAGTTTCAGGATGACTGGTTTCAGGGCAAAGGCATTTGGACCTTGGAGAATGGCGATCGCTATGTCGGAGAGTTTCGCGAAAATAAATGCAATGGACGCGGTACATTCATCTTTGCGGATGGTTCATCTCAAGCTGGGACTTGGCAGAATGGTGTTTTGGTAGGCACGAACTTCTCTTGCGATCGCACGCCCCTAGAAATGCCTCGCTCTTGA
- a CDS encoding pentapeptide repeat-containing protein, with translation MNTEELIQRYAAGERDFSIIDLRGAVLEAINLSGAILHGAMLDGANLRRANLSQATLSGAVLKGADLTQADLSGADLSDAVLDAAILEGAILDDAILNQADLKAANLAGADLSQADLSEADLEAANLTAADLEVADLHAANLSHAELKQANLEGANLEDVNLAGAKLEDVKLEGTVLESGDSTLIS, from the coding sequence ATGAATACGGAAGAATTGATCCAGCGATATGCCGCCGGAGAGCGAGACTTTAGCATCATTGACCTGAGGGGAGCTGTACTAGAAGCAATTAATTTGAGTGGAGCTATTCTGCATGGAGCCATGCTGGATGGAGCCAACTTGCGGCGCGCGAACCTCAGCCAAGCGACCTTGAGTGGAGCCGTTCTCAAGGGGGCAGACTTAACCCAAGCTGACCTCAGCGGAGCAGATTTAAGTGATGCTGTGCTCGATGCAGCAATTTTAGAGGGAGCTATTCTCGACGACGCTATTTTGAATCAAGCCGATCTGAAAGCGGCTAACCTAGCAGGAGCAGATCTCAGTCAGGCAGACCTCAGTGAGGCGGATTTGGAAGCAGCAAATTTAACCGCAGCCGACTTAGAGGTAGCGGATCTACATGCAGCCAATCTCAGCCACGCTGAATTAAAGCAAGCCAATTTAGAGGGAGCAAACTTAGAGGATGTCAATTTGGCAGGAGCCAAGCTAGAAGATGTCAAGTTAGAAGGTACGGTTCTCGAAAGTGGGGACAGTACACTGATCAGTTAA
- a CDS encoding L,D-transpeptidase, which translates to MSLNRSLWVCLGVAICWSAVGTPVVAKTSLNSKTPAPIVGLKAKALAPYSPELPPIRPILPDVTAQETRLVLKLKQRRLYVYQGKQLKANYPVAVGRSGWETPTGQFRVMGMVQNPGWTNPFTRKVMPPGADNPLGDRWIAFWTDGRNSIGFHGTPDRDSVGQAASHGCVRMLNEDIRELYEIAVLGTPVTVEL; encoded by the coding sequence GTGTCTCTAAATCGTTCTTTGTGGGTTTGTTTGGGAGTCGCCATTTGCTGGAGTGCTGTGGGTACTCCGGTGGTGGCCAAAACGAGCCTTAACAGCAAAACTCCAGCTCCTATCGTAGGGCTGAAAGCTAAAGCTCTGGCTCCCTATAGTCCGGAGCTACCTCCGATTCGTCCGATTCTGCCAGATGTGACGGCTCAGGAAACTCGACTGGTGCTGAAGCTGAAGCAACGTCGTCTCTATGTCTATCAAGGCAAGCAGCTCAAAGCTAACTATCCGGTTGCAGTCGGTCGCTCAGGCTGGGAGACGCCCACGGGTCAGTTCCGAGTCATGGGTATGGTGCAAAATCCAGGCTGGACTAACCCCTTCACCCGCAAAGTGATGCCTCCGGGGGCTGACAATCCTTTAGGCGATCGCTGGATTGCCTTTTGGACAGATGGCCGTAACTCGATTGGGTTTCATGGCACCCCTGATCGCGACTCTGTAGGTCAGGCGGCTTCACATGGCTGTGTGCGGATGTTAAATGAGGACATTCGCGAATTGTATGAGATCGCGGTACTAGGGACTCCCGTGACGGTGGAGCTTTAG